The Glycine soja cultivar W05 chromosome 4, ASM419377v2, whole genome shotgun sequence genomic sequence AGTCTAGTCATGGCTCGAGGAAAGAAGGAAGGATCACTATACGTGATGCAAGCTAAGCTCGGTAAAGGAGAGGTAAACATAACAACTGATGATATAGAAGTATGGCATAAACGACTTGGGCATATCAGTGAGAAGGGTCTTCACATGCTAGCTCGGAAACAACTCCTCCCTAACGTGAAAGGTAAGCCACTTGATCCTTGTGCTCACTGTTTAGctggaaaacaacacaaagttGTTTTCAAAAGATCTTCTCCGTCCACAAGGAGAAAGAACATTCTTGACCTTGTACACACCGATGTGTGTTCAATGTCCGAGAGATCCATTGGTGGTGCATTGTACTTTGTCACCTTCATTGATGATCATTCAAGGAAGGTGTGGCTGCACCTGTTAAAatcaaaggatcaagtgcttgaCGCCTTCAAAGAATTCCATGCTCTAGTGGAGCGTGAGACTGGAAGAAAGATCAAGAACATACGATCTGACAATGGAGGTGAGTATAGAGGTCCCTTTGAAGCCTATTGTAAGAAATATGGCATTAGGCTAGAGAAGACTCCACCCAAGACACCACAGTTGAATGGGCTAGCTGAGAGAATGAATCGAACAATTGAAGAAAGAGTTCGATGCGTGCTTTCTCATGCTAAATTACCTAAATCATTTTGGGGAGAAGCTATAATGGCCGTAGTTGACATTGTCAACCTTACACCGTTAATTCCTTTGGAAGGGGCTATTCCAGAGGAAGTTTGGACGGGCAAGAAAGCTTCATACAATCATCTCAAGGTGTTTGGGTGTAGGGCATTTGTTCACATCCCCAAAGATGAGCGAGCTAAGCTTGATGCAAAGACGAAGGAATGTATCTACCTTCGCTCACCCAAAGATGAATTTGGCTATCGGCTTTGGGATCCAATCAATAAGAAGGTTGTCCGTAGCAGAGATGTTGTATTCTTCGAAGACCAAACGATCGAAGACATTAAAAATTCAGAGAAGCCAAGATTGAGAAGCAGTAAGAACACTGAACTTACTCCAGTTCGACGTGAGGATAATGACACAACAGAAAATAGTGATGCTGAAGATCATGAGCCTGTGCTAGAGCAAAACAATCAGGAGACTCATGATGAACCAGCTCAGGAAGATCCTCAATCTAGCTCTCTATCAGTGCCAGAGCCGAGACGATCCTCTAGGGAAAGAAGGCCATCCACTCGATATAACACAGAGGAGTACGTGATGCTCACTGATGAGGGGGAGCCTCAAAGCTATAAAGAAGCAATCAATGATATTCATAAAGAAGAGTGGAGAAAATCCATGTAAGAAGAGATGCAATCCTTGCATGAGAATAACACTTATGAATTGGTGGTGGAGAAGAGCCATGCAAGAAGATATGCAATCCTTGCATGAGAATAACACCTATGAATTGGTGGAGTGGAGAATAGCCATGCAAggagagattaaatccttgcaTGAGAATAACACTTATGAATTGGTGGTGGAGAAGAGCCATGCAAGAAGATATGCAATCCTTGCATGAGAATAACACCTATGAATTGGTGGAGTGGAGAATAGCCATGCAAGAAGAGATGAAATCCTTGCATGAGAATAACACCGGAGTGGAGAATAGCCATGCAAGAAGAGATGAAATCCTTGCATGAGAGTAACACCTATGAATTGGTGGAGTGGAGAAGAGCCATGCAAGAAGAGAAGCAATCCTTGCATGATGACCAAAGCACATTGACATAAGGTATCCAAGGTGCCGGTTTGCTACTACCCCCCAATTAAGTCAGGAGGGGGAGATTTGTTGGGATCCCTCCTTAATTGGAGAGGTTCTAGAAAATTCTAGAACTTTCTGGAAAAGTGTAGAATTTTCTAGAACGTCCTGGAGAACTCTAGAGTAGTGTAGAACTCTCTAGAAGCTTGTGGAAGAATGTGGAAACCTCTAGAATATTCTAGAGATGTGTGGAACCTTCTGGAACCTTATggaaggatatggaaaagagtAGAAGAGTGTAGAGACTCCTAGAATGTGTGGAGCATTCTAGAGAATTAATCTCCATCCTAGGATACAAGTAATCTCCACCATTCATTGTGGAGGTGGAGTAGTATAAATAAGGGTAGGAGCCTTCATTCCTAATAATCCAAGACAAAAAGAGTGAATCCACTTCTTAGAGTGAGAAAGAGCCTCtttgagagagaagataaatagcTTGGGAAGTCTCTATCCTCAAGCTTGAGTGAGCCACCATAGAGTGAGTCAATTTTGTAAACACATCCTTGTAACCCTACTATCACTTTGTATAGTGGAAGAATCTCCATATTGGAGAATTATAATCGTGTGCTCCCATTACTACATTTAATTACTAAGTGTCTATCTTAACTTCACGAAGCGGGAAAGTCTGAGTTTTCCCAACAAtctttgcataaaaaaattgcctaaaaaacaagaaaaaaagcaaatagttttaataaatttatgtttattatcatttagaATGTAAATGTACTCATTTATTTCAAGTAAACTaaaatgatagttaaaaaattataaaatttaaagatgaatttaaattatatatatatatatatatatatattgttttattaaaaaaagtggttttttttatagatatttagttttaatatttgtgCATATAGtatataatttgtttcaaaatttaaaataatataaaatactcaaagaaaagtGTTCGATGatgttaattgaaattttattagaaatttttttaaatttaatgtttaatattGTAGTATATTTcagttttatgttaattttttgaaCATTTTATATAATGATATTAGTATATTTGTTTTACTACTAAACATCTGAGATCTAATAAATTagtctaataaaaacatattaatatttaggttcaacaaaaaattactaacatcTACATCCAATAGaaaattactgacattttgatataatagaaaattaatGACATTTTAGTCCAAAGAAAacatactcatgttttggtccaaaataaaaattactgagatTTTTGTCCAAAAAAATAACTGACATTTTcgtccaacaaaaaattattgacatttagGTTCAATAATAACAACTTATTGACATTTTCGTTCAATCTATTCAGGATAGTCAcgttaacaattaattttgtgaCAAATTCATCCATTTGTTTCAaatagactattttattaacggtaacGGATAAAAGTTAACGGCCGGAtaaatttgtcacactttttacatttttggggactaaattttatattttaattttttagggacaaatttgttaataatttacgaggatcaaaatgaatatttaatcttatattaatAAACTTTGTATACTTCATgtatttaaccaaaaaaaaaaatagtttaaatcaCATTTGTTTGGTTTAACGAATCCTTTGATTTCTATACCTGCGCCATCTTTTCACTTTAGTCCTTATCCCTACGTTTGACTGTTTGAGAGTCTCTGTACaagcaatttttcttttttatttaatccctGTTGTTAGTTATAATATAAATCCAccacaaaataaatacataaaggCTCTGTTTGATGCACAACATCGTACTGAACAAAAGGAACAGTACAACCACATAAGATGCAGAGCAACTTTTTACTTTGTACCCTGTTTGTTGAATagctcacattttttttttaaaaaaaaaaaaaaaaagtttaccaGAAAATGCACACAACCGtgcacaataactttttaatttttgtcacCGGCTTCATCATCATAGGCGGTGAACATCGCCTCCGAAACTACTGTTTCGTCACCATTGCCACTTTGACACCGGCGCCGACGACAAGATCTATACTGTCATCCTCAAATCCCACATTGTCGACGATCCTGACATCAACACCGAAGAGAACACACGTGTCTTCTTCCGATCCTTAACCAGGTTGGAGTTCATAAAGGCATgtctatttatatttaagtgGTGAGGATTTTATCATCTCTTTGAGGCTGAGGGTGCACAGTTTTCTGATTGGGAGAATATGAATTATCACTATCATTGCCAACAGTTTGCATGGATAAGAACTTTAGTCTAAAGTGGAAGTGCATATCATAGCAGAGTTTGTTGAAGAACAACTGTGTTTGTTGCCGGTGAATTGTAACATCTGCCCCCATTACatgaaactataaaaaaacacaagcaAAAGACTATAATTTCTAGTTTCATGTAACCGCAAGAGTCGTTACATGAACTGGTTCTAATAACTGTATTAAGTGGAATGATCTCAATAGAGGTCTTTGTAATTAATGGAAAAGGGGTAATGTTTTTTTCTGACATGGCAACAATGGTATGTGGGCGATATAGAAACTGaagatgcaatgactcatggaATTTGCTTTCagacaattatttaaaaaaaaatagagtacaaacatttttttaatttggattaGATGATAGTTAATCTTGGGTTGAATTAAGCCATGATCAACATTTACAAATTTGAAGATAGAAGATGCAATCAGATTGTCTTCTGATTCAGTGAGTAACAAAAGTTGAAGTTTTTGTTCTGTTccgtattattattttgttttgtcccATAACTGTTTTACGAATCAAAATAGAacaactatttttgttttttctcctGTCTTTCAAATATTATCGAATCAAGGACACCCagactaaaataaatacataaagacTCAATGAAATTGGAAGTCTACTTGAATATAATGCAATAATACACAACACAGACGTAAAACCATCCTCATTCACATATATTCCCTGAATTATCGAAGTATAGGAAAGCAAGATCAATCTTTTTTTAGTCCCGATTGCTAGTTTCCTGACGAAATACATTTGCCACAAAATGGAGGCATAAGCCCTAAAACATGATTATGAATGAAATGCCTGAAAACGTTTGTCAAAAAATGGTGTTACTCATGCTCTAACAAGATCCGTCTTTATCTAGTCTCGTTGTTTTTCATtaagttcctttttttttttcggatcATCAAGTTCCATCTTGTATTAAATATTCGATTATGAATGAAATGCCTTAAGCCTttctctgtaaaaaaaaaaataaggcctAAAACATACTTTTggcccattttttttttggcataaataatacataaatcTTTCTCAAGGTAAGATTTATCTTAGGCATAATTATTGACCATGTCCTTAGGCCACAAAATTTATCTTTCAGAAATATTTATGAGAAAGATAAGGACTAAGATTAATGTATTTTTAGTCCATATACTTTCAATCATTGTGATCAAGGTCCCTGTACTTTCATGTTGATAAATTTCATCCTCAAACATTAAACATGCTGAATTCTTAGAAAATCATAAATCTCTCTCAGATAAATTTGGAGGTCTACCTGAATAGGACCAAAGCAGTAATACTCGTAATATGCGTAGTAAAACCATCCACATTATATTCTCTGAATTGTTGAAGTATTAGAAAGCAAGATCAGTACACATACTAGAAACTGCAGGTTTATATTCTGAACCACAATcacaaaaggaaagaaagcagaTCATTTAATCAGACAGTTAAGCACCCTGATGCCATTGAAATTCAGTTTCGTTCTTATTCAGGGATCAGTTCTTTCTTCCTTCACTTAAGATAATATGGTAGCCATGCCTGCATCATCATCCAAGCAAACATTAGCAGGTGTGCCTAAATTGAGAAGAGAAGGGGCACAGGTGCTAATCaggaaaataaaagttaagagtGCAAGAGAAATACGTTGATTTGAAAGGAGCACTAGTAGCTCCAACAGGTGTGTTGAAGGCAACATCCTGAAATGGCCCAGCCATCTTTCCTCGGGGAAACCATCCAAGGTCTCCACCCTTCTTTCCTGAAGGACATTCTGAATACTCTTGAGCTATCTGTGAAgtcagtgaaaagttattgataacaacaaattggaaaaaaatgtttgtcTCTAGATTGATTTCAAATGAACCAGATTCTTATTTATCCTTTCAATGAACTGTCATTCATGATTCATCAAACTTGACTGACATTACAAACAACAGGTTGTTGGGGGCAGAAAAAAATTCTGATATTTAACTCAAAATTAGATTCTCAGCCCTACTCTAATACAAAACAAAtaaggattttaaaaaaataaaaaaaaatcattgtatggccaccaaaagaaaaagggtCTTGCTAACCAGTAACCTAATCCCTCAGGGCACtggttaaggaattaaaaagagaaagttttattataaatcataagAGAAGCATTTAAAATCATGGGGGAGCGCATTGTTACACATCCCAATAAAAAACTTTCTACTTGTCCTTCCTTAACCAGGCATTTGCCAAAGAAAAATACCTTTGCAAACTCAGCTGGTGGGACCTTATCTCCGTTGCAAAGCCAACCATCCTGCAGCTTCTTGTAGGCTTCATTGATCTTACCTTGTTTCTCACATAAGATATGCCTTGCTGAACGGaataaaaagccaaaaaaatatgTCATTCTAAGACAAACTATGAAAAGAATTAATCATGGTTACAGATGGGGGAAATTTTCTACCTTTGACATAGGTGCAAGTACCAAGCCCATCTCCACCTTTCCCACCCTTTCCTTTTCCCTTAGAAGCATTCTCATCACTTCCACTTGCAGCCTGTTTCCCCTTTCCCTTCCCTCCTGACTCCTTTGGCTTCGAGTCTTTTCCCATGTTTATTAATGATTCCCActgaataagcaaacatttgTAGATTACAAATGTAAGCTAGAAAGAGTCAAATAACTAATGGATACTAACTATAGACAGATTAACACAAGGATACAAGCAAATAAAGTGCAGTAATGCTTATAACACTAGAAATTCCACCAGAATTACAGATTGTATCATATGCTTATTGGATTTTTCTTTGgaagatcaaaataaataaaatattacaagaaagtggagaagtctgaaaaggGGATAAGAAAAGGGGATAAGAAATTCCAACTATAGCATCTGCAAAAGAACAGTAAATAAGCTCATTAAAACATGTGATCACTACTCTCAGCCAACCTCccaattaaaaggaaaaaaaaaaaagagaagaaaattcaTCTGCTCCACCCATAAGTTCATAACAAAACCCAACAAAATGTCAAATAGACACAAAATTTTCTACCTCTTCTCACATACAGAAATCAAAATGAGATCACCAGACAAATCCATTGCTCCTAATGGGCTTAACAGAAATGAATCTAACTATATAAGGTTGGCACAGTGATTGGGGAAGGGTGAAGGGTGAAGGGAGAGGTTGCAGGTTCAAATCCAACTAATTAACatttctaacaaaactaacaaaccaACATTTAccgataaaacaaataaaaagagcCTATACCTATCAAAGTCAAACtaatatatacacacatacacAAGCAAAAATGTTACAGCTAAAACTGTTACagctaaaacaaacaaaaataaatattaaaaaaagcatACCAGAACATTATCACAACGGGCTAAGCcaactaagaaaaatcaaatccaTGAGAACAAAAGGTTCAGGTGCCTGAAACTATTAATACGTAATttgttttaaagaattaaaaagaaaagcaatccCAACCAAACCCCAAGTATAGGCCATGCGATTAAAGCAAGGACAATAAGGAAAATGGAAATTGAAAATTCATGTTGGGTTTCATAAAAGTGTTCCAGCACACAGCATAAGCACAAATCATGAGAACGTGGTGAATTGGAACAAACAagtaaatcaataaaataaaagtcgGAGGCATTTGAGCTCTAAGCAGAAGAAATCAACGCATACATACCAGAGTCGCAGACTGAGAATTTGTAAAGCGCGACGAGTCACCTCAGTggagaaagagaaataaataaagaatcttATTCCATTTCACTTTGGCAGTTTGGGCCCCCAACATTTTCTGTGGAACACCTAGTAGCATGAAAgggttaaaatatcttttaccttttgtttaaATACCTATGGGTGATTCATATAATTCATTATGACTCATAtgatttgttagtttttttaacttatacggattgttgatccgtatccatatgactcatacggatcaacaattcgtatgagttttttttttctttaaattaaaaaaaaatacatatggaTTACTGATTTGTATGAGTtacagattgtcaatccatatattttaattttttaaaaattatttttttagaaattttttattcatttaatttaattacaaaatttgatgattaaacaaatttgatatttaattgaatgatgtatttagatgtttattataatgattaaaaattaaataaatattatatttaattgaatgatgtatttagatattttttatagcaattgatgattaaataaatttgatatttttttatagcaattgatga encodes the following:
- the LOC114409700 gene encoding peptidyl-prolyl cis-trans isomerase NIMA-interacting 4-like; this translates as MGKDSKPKESGGKGKGKQAASGSDENASKGKGKGGKGGDGLGTCTYVKARHILCEKQGKINEAYKKLQDGWLCNGDKVPPAEFAKIAQEYSECPSGKKGGDLGWFPRGKMAGPFQDVAFNTPVGATSAPFKSTHGYHIILSEGRKN